GGATTTAACTAAAAAAGAGACTTTAAAAAAAGGTAAAAACTTTAAAAAGTGTTAGCTCAACCTTAAATCAGTCCAAGGTCATTCAGAACTTCAGCAAGCTTGGCCTTGCTCTCCTCTTTAAGGGGTGCAAGGGGCATTCTAACATGACCTGCAGGTCTTCCCATCATGTTCATGGATTCCTTTGCAGGAACTGGGTTTGATTCTATGAAAAGAACTTTCATGAGCTCGTAGAGTTCGTAGTGAAGTTTGAAAGCTGTTTTGAAGTCTCCTTTCAGGCCTGCATCCACCATCTGACTCATACGTGCAGGGTCAACATTTGCAACCACACTTATAACTCCCTTTGCTCCCAGGGCTATCATTGGGAGTGTGAGGTTGTCGTTTCCAGAGAGCACTGCGAAGTCAGTGCAGTCAAGGTCCTGGAGTCTTTTTATGGTCTGGGAAACCTTGTCCATATCAGGATTTGCCTCTTTTATCCCAAGGATTCCATCGAGCTGGGCAACTTTACCAATGGTATCCACGTCTATGTCTGTTCCTGTTCTGGATGGAACGTTGTAAACAATTATTGGTATGTTCGTGGATTCTGATAGGAGCTTGTAGTGCTGGTAGAGTCCGTGTTGCTGTGGTTTGTTGTAGTAAGGTGTTATTACCAGGGCTGCATCAGCTCCTGAGTCTTCAGCGTGCTGTACAAGGCTGAGTGCTTCTTTTGAGGAGTTACTTCCAGCTCCTGCTATTGCCCTTGCCCTTCCATTGACCTCATCAACCAGGATGTCGATCATCTTCCTCTGCTCATCATGAGTTATGGTGGCTGATTCACCGGTTGTTCCGGCTGCAAGTATACCATTAACTCCATTTTCAATGAGATAGTTTATGTTTTCACGCATTCCTGTTTCATCCACCCCATCATCCTTGGTGAAGGGTGTTACCATAGCAACTGTTGTACCTTCAAAATTCATTCTAAGACTCTCCTTACCAGTTCATAAGCTTTTTTTCCATCGTTCCAGTCCACAAAAATCACCACAGAAGTTTGACTTGAAGAAATCTCAACGATATTGATCTTGTTTTTACGCAGAGGTTCCGTTACCTTGGTTATTATTCCTGGAGTGTCTATGAAGTCCTGGCTTGCAACCGTGATCATGGCTATTTCCATTCCCAGGGACAGGGAGCTGAGGTATTCATTCTCAACAACCACTTCATGGAGGACTTCATGGGCCTTATCTGCAACTGCCTTATCTATGAATAGTGTTACAGAATTTTGACCTGTTGATATTCCATATATGTTTACATTGTTCTCTGCAAGGGTATCTGTAAGTTTTGAGAGTATGCCCCTTTTTGTGAGTATCTCCTCTCCAACCACTGCAATAACAGATATTGGTTCTGAGTTTAAGGCAGTTGTTTTAAGCATCTGATTCCCTGCGGGCCCCATTATCTCTGTTCCAAGGGCTGAAAGATCTCCGTGTTCAAATCCTATGATCTTGGCATTTATCAATGGATCCTTGTATCTCAGGGCATGTGGGTGAAGTACCTGTGCCCCATGGGTTGCAAGGTCCCTCATTTCCTCAACTGATATTCTATCAAGCTTCTTTGCAGTCCGGAGTTTGTTGGGATCCGTTGACATCACACCGCCAACATCAGTTACAATGATAACTTCCTCTGCACTGAGGCAGTGGCCCAAGAGGAAAGCAGTTATGTCACTGCCCCCTCTGCCCAGGGTTGTGATGTTTCCAGTTTCATCCTTTCCAAGGAAGCCGCAGAGCACTGGTATGATGCCCTGGTCAAGTAGGTTCATAATTTCCTTGGATTTTTCTTCGGTTAACTCGTAGTTGACCTTTGCATTTAAATAATTGCTATCGGTGATAACGGGCCAGTTATCCATGTGAGGATCGATGTATTCAGATTTTACACCCAGAGACTCTATTGTTGCTGAGAAAACTCTGACACTTGTTGTTTCACCCATGGATACTATGTCTGCAAGCTGCTTCTCTGTTACAGCATCACCTATTGCATCGTTGACTATCTTCAGGATATCATCAGTTGTCTTGTTTATGGCAGAAACCACAACAACAACCTTTTTACCCTTCATATACTCTTTTACAACAGATTCTGCTGCTTTTCTTATTCGTTCTCCATTTCCTACGGATGTTCCTCCGAATTTGGCCACAATTACTTCCATTAAATACACACCTTTAGGTTAAAAGCCTTTTATAAAAATTAATTATTAGTTATGGTATATTTTTATTTATAAGGATTTATAAAAATTTTATAAAAATATATGAGAATTGTAAAAGCTCGATAAATATAAAAGTTTAAGTTTAACTCTTAAGATCATGTAATCTTAAGAATGCAAACTTAAAATAGTTTTTTAAGATTTATTAGGACTGCAGTCTAATTATGACTGGTTCCTAACTACTCTGGTTACGTATCCAGCTATCTTGTTTCTTAAATGTTTTGTACTGACTGTTGAGAATTCTTCAACTAATTTTTTGTTCTTATCGAAATCAGTTGTGAATTGGCTCGGGTAAGTTTCAACCAGTTCTTTAGCTGTCCTTTTAACGAATGATGTTCGTATGTTACCCATTCTTTTCCCTCCTTAAAATTTTTTCTTGTTCTTTTTTACTCATACTCGCGAGTATTTGCATTATACGGGTAAGGCTGACTTCATCAATTTTCTTTTCCCTTGCTATTTCTTTGATCTTTTCTTGAATAAATGCTTCTCTCTTTTTATCCTCAATTTCAATACCAAGAACGATCTTGGCATTGAGAATATCTCTTGCAAGGGATGTTCTTCTTTCAATGAGATTTATGATAGCTTCATCCATCTCATCTATCTTATTTCTTGAATCCTGAAGTAGTCTTAAAGCTTCTTCCCTATCCACTGCGAACCACCTTCGTGCCTTCGTTGTCAACCTCTGTTCTTATGACCCTTCCGGGATAGGAACTCCATGATTCCTCTACTCTGTCGGCATTTCTGTTGTTGGCTACTGCTACAAATGAGGGTCCTGTACCTGAAAGCCCTGCTGCCACTGCACCAGCATCTAAAGCATCTAAAGCAATGTTTGAATCAAATCCCAGTGCTGAACAGTACAGGAGTCCGTTCAATGTTAGGGCACTGTAAATTTTTCCATTCAATGCTTCATCAAAGGCCATCTTAACCCATGGAGCAAGGAGCTTCATCCGCCCTACATCTGAATTTGCAGTGGGTGACTTTCTATCTGGCATATGTATTAATATATTTTGCTCCTCCATGTTTTTCCTCTGTAGAATTTTCCTCTTTATGTTGTCTGTGACAGTCAAGCCCCCGAAGAAGGATGCACTTGCATCATCAAAGGCCCCTGTTATGGTAACCCCTGCCTCAAGGGATGCATCAATTGCAATGTTGAGAAGATCAAGTTCATTCAAACCTGCATCTTCCAGTTCAAATCCATGTTCATCCATAATTGCACGTGCAGTAGCCATTACAACTGCATTGGAAGTTGCACTGCTGCTTGAAAGACCTGATGCAGCTGGAAGTGTGGATGTTGTTTTAACGCTGACCCCTGTCTTC
This genomic stretch from Methanobacterium aggregans harbors:
- a CDS encoding shikimate kinase → MNTKVRSPGSATVINAISTGYGSAFGIKLYVNAEVKLKGPKSSIVCETDSFVDTKLMELCVEKVIERFGILRISGELKYLDMKTGVSVKTTSTLPAASGLSSSSATSNAVVMATARAIMDEHGFELEDAGLNELDLLNIAIDASLEAGVTITGAFDDASASFFGGLTVTDNIKRKILQRKNMEEQNILIHMPDRKSPTANSDVGRMKLLAPWVKMAFDEALNGKIYSALTLNGLLYCSALGFDSNIALDALDAGAVAAGLSGTGPSFVAVANNRNADRVEESWSSYPGRVIRTEVDNEGTKVVRSG
- a CDS encoding chorismate mutase, with translation MDREEALRLLQDSRNKIDEMDEAIINLIERRTSLARDILNAKIVLGIEIEDKKREAFIQEKIKEIAREKKIDEVSLTRIMQILASMSKKEQEKILRREKNG
- a CDS encoding aspartate kinase, whose product is MEVIVAKFGGTSVGNGERIRKAAESVVKEYMKGKKVVVVVSAINKTTDDILKIVNDAIGDAVTEKQLADIVSMGETTSVRVFSATIESLGVKSEYIDPHMDNWPVITDSNYLNAKVNYELTEEKSKEIMNLLDQGIIPVLCGFLGKDETGNITTLGRGGSDITAFLLGHCLSAEEVIIVTDVGGVMSTDPNKLRTAKKLDRISVEEMRDLATHGAQVLHPHALRYKDPLINAKIIGFEHGDLSALGTEIMGPAGNQMLKTTALNSEPISVIAVVGEEILTKRGILSKLTDTLAENNVNIYGISTGQNSVTLFIDKAVADKAHEVLHEVVVENEYLSSLSLGMEIAMITVASQDFIDTPGIITKVTEPLRKNKINIVEISSSQTSVVIFVDWNDGKKAYELVRRVLE
- a CDS encoding 30S ribosomal protein S17e, whose translation is MGNIRTSFVKRTAKELVETYPSQFTTDFDKNKKLVEEFSTVSTKHLRNKIAGYVTRVVRNQS
- the dapA gene encoding 4-hydroxy-tetrahydrodipicolinate synthase, with the translated sequence MNFEGTTVAMVTPFTKDDGVDETGMRENINYLIENGVNGILAAGTTGESATITHDEQRKMIDILVDEVNGRARAIAGAGSNSSKEALSLVQHAEDSGADAALVITPYYNKPQQHGLYQHYKLLSESTNIPIIVYNVPSRTGTDIDVDTIGKVAQLDGILGIKEANPDMDKVSQTIKRLQDLDCTDFAVLSGNDNLTLPMIALGAKGVISVVANVDPARMSQMVDAGLKGDFKTAFKLHYELYELMKVLFIESNPVPAKESMNMMGRPAGHVRMPLAPLKEESKAKLAEVLNDLGLI